In the Mya arenaria isolate MELC-2E11 chromosome 11, ASM2691426v1 genome, one interval contains:
- the LOC128207127 gene encoding acetylcholinesterase-like: protein MMRMWTNFAISGSPNNPVSLENVYPGLHWPEFGAGKGQYLDIEPRMSANSRGERLAARADRFWNKIVPDLQASTRGNICL from the exons ATGATGAGAATGTGGACAAACTTCGCTATTTCAGG ATCGCCGAACAACCCCGTGAGTCTGGAGAATGTGTACCCCGGACTGCATTGGCCAGAGTTCGGCGCCGGAAAGGGTCAGTATCTTGATATCGAGCCGCGCATGTCCGCCAACTCGAGAGGCGAGCGCCTAGCCGCTCGGGCAGACCGCTTCTGGAACAAAATTGTTCCCGATCTGCAGGCCAGCACCAGAGGAAATATTTGTCTGTAG
- the LOC128208316 gene encoding bile salt-activated lipase-like — protein sequence MPCEIFEILVTIALLAPVHAFLFDDARLHVHTGVGEIAGYTVDLPFDGTVYTSRRFLGIPYAEPPLGDKRFRKPTMMTKLPSSPFKAYTHGPVCPQPLARSYGLNTSEDCLFLNIHTPMPTGRTTHSWPVMVFIHGGGFNMGFSNIYDGSVLSAMNHVIVVAINYRLGPLGFFSTHDQNAPGNYGLWDQHLALQWVKNNIGHFGGDPDTITLFGESAGGSSVVYQSLFAGNKGLIKRAIAQSGTIAGWAVDRFNSSFKGSMNFAHALGCNQSSSADMMICLRKKQSSDISSTAVSVQLPIFPSNNVNRSWIPVLDQDFVKTETIGLLSKLKSTNFISNFSTFTDIEFMIGANSNDGLVYFPNWLLFMNVTSDASGEYPVTIEQIKDTVVPRIAQIVLGEMPTQSVLDTIAFEYTPWADRTNTTLLQKTMIDICTDSLLYAPSLLTARGHQRGTKNTYMYKFSVAPPRNFMPPPPSLLGERVASHADELAFVFGFPVSGLI from the coding sequence ATGCCTTGTGAAATATTCGAAATACTCGTCACCATCGCTCTATTAGCACCAGTgcatgcttttttatttgatgatgcTAGATTACATGTACACACTGGAGTAGGGGAGATTGCTGGATACACGGTAGACTTACCATTTGACGGCACGGTATACACTTCTCGGCGGTTTCTCGGTATTCCCTATGCAGAGCCCCCTCTCGGAGACAAACGGTTCAGAAAACCCACAATGATGACCAAACTTCCATCATCACCATTTAAAGCGTACACGCATGGCCCCGTCTGTCCACAGCCCCTTGCCAGAAGTTACGGATTAAATACCTCTGAAGACTGTCTATTTCTGAACATTCACACGCCAATGCCTACCGGTCGCACAACACATTCTTGGCCAGTTATGGTGTTCATTCACGGAGGTGGTTTCAATATGGGCTTTTCTAACATCTACGACGGCTCTGTCCTAAGCGCCATGAATCATGTCATCGTTGTAGCAATAAATTACCGTCTCGGACCGCTGGGATTTTTTAGCACACACGATCAGAACGCCCCCGGAAACTACGGTCTCTGGGACCAGCATCTCGCCTTGCAATGGGTAAAGAACAACATTGGCCATTTTGGAGGCGACCCAGACACTATTACACTATTTGGAGAATCAGCTGGTGGAAGCAGCGTTGTTTATCAATCCCTCTTTGCCGGAAACAAAGGCCTCATTAAGCGAGCAATTGCACAGAGTGGGACCATTGCGGGCTGGGCTGTTGACCGGTTTAatagcagctttaaaggttCCATGAACTTCGCACATGCTCTTGGATGTAACCAGTCATCCTCAGCAGATATGATGATTTGTCTGCGCAAAAAACAGTCGTCTGATATTTCTTCAACTGCTGTTTCAGTACAGTTGCCAATTTTTCCAAGCAACAATGTCAACAGATCGTGGATACCTGTCTTGGACCAAGACTTCGTAAAAACGGAAACCATTGGCTTACTGTCAAAGCTTAAAtcaaccaattttatttcaaatttctcCACTTTTACTGACATCGAATTCATGATTGGCGCCAATAGTAATGATGGGCTTGTGTATTTTCCAAACTGGCTTTTGTTCATGAATGTAACATCAGATGCAAGCGGGGAATATCCTGTTACTATCGAGCAAATAAAGGATACAGTTGTACCTAGGATTGCCCAGATTGTTCTTGGAGAGATGCCAACACAATCTGTCCTTGACACTATTGCCTTTGAGTACACGCCATGGGCTGACCGTACGAATACGACCCTCTTGCAAAAGACCATGATCGATATCTGTACAGATAGTTTATTGTACGCCCCGTCTCTGCTTACCGCCCGTGGTCATCAGCGAGGGACAAAGAACACGTATATGTACAAATTCTCTGTCGCACCGCCAAGGAATTTCATGCCGCCTCCTCCAAGTCTTCTAGGGGAGCGGGTAGCCTCGCATGCAGACGAACTTGCGTTCGTGTTTGGGTTTCCGGTATCGGGGCTAATC
- the LOC128207226 gene encoding protein dpy-30 homolog, with translation MADDQDKNSLTGGENMGEENHQPEIPENVQKIINGEKEAEGGPAKRPKVDLQSLPTRAYLDQTVVPILLQGMSVLAKERPPNAIEFLAAYLLKNKNSFE, from the exons ATGGCGGACG ATCAGGACAAGAACTCTTTGACAGGTGGAGAAAATATGGGAGAGGAAAACCATCAGCCAGAAATCCCCGAAAATGTTCAG AAAATCATAAATGGTGAGAAGGAGGCAGAGGGTGGACCAGCCAAACGGCCAAAGGTGGACCTACAGTCGCTGCCGACTCGAGCGTACCTCGACCAGACCGTTGTGCCCATTCTCCTGCAAGGAATGTCCGTGCTAGCTAAAGAAAG accACCAAATGCAATCGAGTTTCTTGCAGCGTACCTTCTGAAGAATAAGAACTCTTTTGAATGA
- the LOC128208865 gene encoding neuroligin-2-like, which yields MSSEIFGTVITISLLASVRAFLFDDARLHVHTGVGEIAGYTVDLQFEGTVYTSRQFLGIPYAEPPLGDKRFRKPTMMTKLPSSPFKAYTHGPVCPQPLASGLNTSEDCLFLNIYTPMPTMNGSKTHSWPVMVFIHGGGFNIGFSNIYDGSVLSAMNHVIVVTINYRLGPLGFFSTHDQNAPGNYGLWDQHLALQWVQNNIGYFGGDPDTITIFGESAGGSSVVYQSLFAGNKGLIKRAIAQSGTIAGWAVDRFNSSFKGSMNFAHALGCNRSSSADMMVCLRKKQSSDISSTAVSVQLPFFPSNNVNRSWIPVLDHVFVKTETIGLLSKLKSTNFVSNFSTFTDIEFMIGANSYDGLVYIPDWLLFMNVTSDASGEYPVTIEQIKDTVVPRIAQTVLGEMPTQSVLDTIAFEYTPWADRTNTTLLLKTMIDICTDSLLYAPSLLTARGHQRGTKNTYMYKFSVAPPRSFMPPPPSLLGERVASHTDELVFLFGFPASGLMQALDFTIADVTPEMLNVSKIMMRMWTNFAISGSPNNPVSLENVYPGLNWPEFGTESGQYLDIEPRMSANSRGERLAARADRFWNTIVPDLQASTRGNICL from the exons ATGTCAAGTGAAATATTCGGAACAGTCATCACTATCTCTCTATTAGCATCAGTGcgtgcttttttatttgatgatgcTAGATTACATGTACACACTGGAGTAGGGGAGATTGCTGGATACACGGTAGACTTACAATTTGAAGGTACGGTATACACTTCTCGGCAGTTCCTCGGTATTCCGTATGCAGAGCCCCCGCTCGGAGACAAGCGGTTCAGAAAACCCACAATGATGACCAAACTTCCATCATCGCCGTTTAAAGCGTACACGCATGGCCCCGTCTGTCCACAGCCCCTTGCCAGCGGATTAAATACATCTGAAGACTGTCTTTTTCTGAACATTTACACGCCAATGCCTACAATGAATGGTAGCAAAACACATTCTTGGCCAGTCATGGTGTTCATTCACGGAGGTGGTTTCAATATAGGCTTTTCTAACATCTACGACGGCTCTGTCCTAAGCGCCATGAATCACGTCATCGTTGTAACAATAAATTACCGTCTCGGGCCGCTGGGATTTTTTAGCACACACGATCAGAACGCCCCCGGAAACTACGGTCTCTGGGACCAGCATCTCGCCTTGCAATGGGTACAGAACAACATTGGCTATTTTGGAGGCGACCCAGACACTATTACAATATTTGGAGAATCAGCTGGTGGTAGCAGCGTTGTTTATCAATCCCTCTTTGCCGGAAACAAAGGCCTCATTAAGCGAGCAATTGCACAGAGTGGGACCATTGCGGGCTGGGCTGTTGACCGGTTTAatagcagctttaaaggttCCATGAACTTCGCACATGCTCTTGGATGTAACCGGTCATCCTCAGCAGATATGATGGTTTGTCTGCGCAAAAAACAGTCGTCTGATATTTCTTCAACTGCTGTTTCAGTACAGTTGCCATTTTTTCCAAGCAACAATGTCAACAGATCGTGGATACCTGTCTTGGACCATGTCTTCGTAAAAACGGAAACCATTGGCTTACTGTCAAAGCTTAAATCAAccaattttgtttcaaatttctCCACTTTTACTGACATCGAATTCATGATTGGCGCCAATAGTTATGATGGACTTGTGTATATTCCAGACTGGCTTTTGTTCATGAATGTAACATCAGATGCAAGCGGGGAATATCCTGTTACTATCGAGCAAATAAAAGATACAGTTGTACCAAGGATTGCCCAGACCGTTCTTGGAGAGATGCCAACACAATCTGTCCTTGACACTATTGCCTTTGAGTACACGCCATGGGCTGACCGTACGAATACGACCCTCTTGCTAAAGACCATGATCGATATCTGTACAGATAGTTTATTGTACGCCCCGTCTCTGCTTACCGCCCGTGGTCATCAGCGAGGGACAAAGAACACGTATATGTACAAATTCTCTGTCGCACCGCCAAGGAGTTTCATGCCGCCTCCTCCAAGTCTTCTAGGGGAGCGCGTAGCCTCGCACACAGACGAACTGGTGTTTTTATTTGGGTTTCCGGCATCGGGGCTTATGCAAGCCCTTGATTTCACCATTGCTGATGTCACTCCGGAAATGCTCAATGTTTCGAAGATCATGATGAGAATGTGGACAAACTTCGCTATTTCAGG ATCGCCGAACAACCCCGTTAGTCTGGAAAATGTTTACCCCGGATTGAATTGGCCAGAGTTTGGCACCGAAAGTGGCCAGTACCTTGATATCGAGCCGCGCATGTCCGCCAACTCGAGAGGCGAGCGCCTAGCCGCTCGAGCAGACCGCTTCTGGAACACAATTGTTCCCGATCTGCAGGCCAGCACCAGAGGAAATATTTGCCTCTAG